TCACATGGTATTTCTACCAAAGATTTACACGATGAGAtcccaaaactcaatattcatATGCTTTTAAAATTTGGATTTGATTTCACCAAACTCGACAGTACTAattcaatattttgtaatattgtCTAATCCCTTCGTTGAATTAAACGTAGAAGTAGGTTGAAATTTTGAAACGAGTCAAATTTCTTTTTTAAGCATTAAAATAAGTTTGAGTTAAGAAAATGTGTTGaacctaaaaaaaaaatttaccagCTTTGTAATGAAGAGATACAGCTACTTGTGGTGTTGTctctaaaattaattaaaagccttcATGAAAATCTTGCCTGCGATTATGGGAGAAATAGCTTTAGTGTTGTATAATAATGGCAAGCTCAACAGCAAAGCACAGCTAGTAACAAGATGAAATCATATTTCGGATTGCAGTTGGTTAAAAGTtagtgtttgattttttttttataatggttctgttatttattttttcaaatgattttttaccCTTTTGTTCCgtccttttttttattatacaaatatattttcttattattttacaaatatatatgtaaatacgATTAGTACATGATTACTTCATTTTTGCCATTGTCTAAATgtttagaagaagaagaataccTCATAAAAGATTCTCGTCCAATTGTATacggggaaaaaaaaatttgaactttaagAACAATGTAATGCTTATGTGGTCTCTAATTACGGCAGTCTGTGAAAACAAAGCAAAGACATAATTTTCACACTCAATATCCTACAGTTTAACTATATATGCATTTCatgaatgaataaatatataatatttttgccaTGTGAAATAAAGTCTTCATCTGCACAAATCCTCAGTTTCATCTGCACAGAACTCACTGAGAATTTTCCATTGAATAGCGCCTCTATTCCCACCATATGCACCCCTTTTAACTTGGTTAAAGAGGTGCTAGAGTATTGAAATGGTCCCATGCTTCCTGCATGAAAATAAGACAACTTCATGTGTACTCGAAAATATTTACAGAAATCTGCACAACTTTttaccatttttaaaaatatatcccAATGTCGCTAATCTTGTACACTTTTTACCGTCACAGAGATAAACATAGAATTAGCATtgctttttatttttccttcatTCCCTATTTATTAGTTCTAATTGTGATTCATCTATCAGATAGAACTGACAGTACTTAATCTTGATTCAATTGCTCTAATATCAACAGGAGAAAGGGccggattttttttaaaaaaaaattagtttctaCATTGAGACTAGTGGTTGGTCTGTTGCTGCTTAGAGAGTTGCCAACTATGACAGTACCTGAAGAAGGTCAAAAACTTTTTCCGCTGTGTACTTTTGATTAGAAGCAGCACTGTTTTGCTGAAGCTTATCTGGATGTAGGCGAAGTAAAGCTTTCTGGTACGCTCTCTTCACTGCATTTGCTTCTATTAAATCAACAAGGGCAACCGGTTTCCATCCATTTCCAGGCCAAAGAACCTGTGAGACTGTGTATTAGAAACTCCGAATTTTTAACGGGCCCTCAATGGCAAGAGGAGACGGTCTTTTCGACTATTTCTGCTCAAGAAACTCATGACTCGTACAGGGCAAGGTACCAGACTTTGTTTCAATAAAAGCACACTGCAGTTGGGATTAGCATTGCAAAGAATACTTACAAACTGGAGAGTTGAAAGCAGAGAGCGGATGTTTCCTTTCTTCCCAACTGCCCATTGACGAATTTTAGCATCTATAGCCTGCATGCATTGATAAAAGACCACTTAGATAGAATTTAAGTTTAAGCATTCGAAAGCAAAGTCTAGACATGGAACTTACTTTCATCTCCTCGGAAACTTCATCGCTTTGTGTAACTGTTTCATGATCTGGAGATAATTCTTGAACCTGTGAAAACATGACAGTCAAGGACAAATTATCAAAATCCAATGCTTTAATAATGGTTTATTGATTCACAAAAGATATACTATCAACATAAAAATGTGTACTTAAATCAATTAGAAGACTTTTGAAGTTAAATACAAATATGgggaataaataaattataccgAGAAGTAGTCTTCAAAAGGATCGTCTGCATTTTCCACAGATACCTTAGAATCCCTTCGAAATGACTctgaaaaaattacaaattaaagCATCTCTATGATTACAGATTGAAAACCTCGTAACTTACCACAAATTTCAAAGAAAACAAAGAGCAATTAACTTTTCGGAATGTTAATAATCTAAACTTTATTTGACAGAAATGAAGAAAGCATTCCTCATGTCCTAATTTGATTTGTAATTTTCAACAATATTAGCCTGACAAATAAGATTCTACAAAATGGAAAAAGGTAGTTACTTCGAAAACTTGGGTTATTTGTTTGAGGTTTTAGTCGTGCTTCATCCTTGTTCAGATTTTTCTCTACCTGAAAACAACATGAAAAAGCAATCAGTGTTTCACAACCACCATTGTAAGACACAAACTGTTTTTAAACCAAAAAACATCAATCATGTGCTGCAACTTGATCTCCAAagtaaattctttaaaaaacaaaagtgaGTTGTACCTTAAGCGAGACATCAGGTTTTTTCTCTACATCATTTGATTCAACTTTTTCTTTCACCTTTGATTCATTAACTTCATTCTCTTTCTGATCAGTGCCTGCACCTTTCCATCTGTGACTGTAAGTACTCCTCATAGGAATATCAGGTTTAGGCCTTGAATCAGCTTCATGGTTAAAAATCTGAACGAACTCTTTCACCTTGCCCTTGGCACCACTTCTACCAAGATTTGACGAAGAATTTTCAGCTGCCCCTTTCAAGTTTGATTTGGCTATATCTTCACTGTTAGAATAAATTTGTTCTTCAGttttcttgacaattttaccGTAACAACCGTTAGTTATCTCTACTTTTGGAACTCCagtctcattttctttaatttctgCGATGTTCCCTGAAAGATTGAGTTAAACATCACGTTAGTAAATATAAATACAGATATtcattttgatatgaaatccAAATACAATCACCTTGTTGCTCGACCTCATCAACAAGAAATGCACTAAGAGGCTTTGCTTCAGGCTTGACAAGCACTTTGTTTTCAACTTCGTTTACTTTATTAATATCATCACTTGACTTCACTGCTTCTGTTTTCACATCCCGAGCATTCTCCCCAGAAACAACACAGTGTTTCGCAATTCTTTGGATTTTAGACTCTAAAATATCATAAGGTGCTTCAACAGAGTACTGCAGCTCTCTCGTCTCTTTCTCGCTTCTACAATCTTCTTCACTCCCACACTTTGTTTTCAATGATTCCGGGTCTATATCTGCTGATATGTATTGACTCATCACGGTTGACGATTTGCTACGGGTAAAATCACCCTTAATCTTTCCACTAGAGTTAGCAAACCCATTGTTTTtacttgtattttttaaaattttcctgtCAACGAGAGGCGTGAGCATTGGAACTCCTTTGCCAGCCCATTTGTATATTGAGAAATGAAACTGACTGTCAGCAGTAAGAGATTCTGCACTTCTGTTGTCCTTTTTAAAGTTTTCAACATTGTCTTTCATATCAGATGTCACAGTGGATGACGAATCCTCGCTACTAAAAGAAGCCAAGGGACTTCTATGATAAAATCTAGATGAAGAACTTGAAGAGCGAGAGCTATTTAATTGATTTGCAGTACCGTCCGTCTTAAACTGACCATGATTCTGAGGAGCATGAGGAGAAAACCTAGCGGTCGTCGACTTGGAGGCCGTAAGGCTAAAAAAGGGAAGCATTACTACAAGTAAATATATGAACTATGTCATAATTAATAAGCAGTACAGAAAGAAACCACTATATGTAACTAGAATATACGACTGATGGAAATATAACCTAACCCACTTCTAAGTATTACCACACAAATATTGAGGGGCAGATAGATAGTCACCTACCCACCTCACCAGCAAAAACATCTAGATCGTACCACATCCCCATCAAGATTTTCCATTAGTTGTATGTTATGTAGGCATTCGAGCCGGCCCCGCGGATGTTGAACTCAAACACTTTAATGAGGCTCGAATGCTCATCAAGTTACTTCAGCCAGATTATATATGCGATTTATACACACATATAATTTGTAATACTATTTAAATCAGTTTTTTACTCTTAATTCTTTCATATTCtaaaaatttgacaaataaTGCATCGTCAAATCTCGATCGCGGTTGATATTTATAGAGTCTTGAGTTACTCCATGCATTTGAGTATGATCAAACAATCAAGCTCAAAAAtcaccactcaaaggttcaaaCCAATCGTTGGAATTTTTTTGAGGCTACTCAAAGTTACAGTAATTGTGATTCAAAGCCACAAGTACACGTGTGcttcacatatttattttaattaataaccaGAAACAGACTGAAATGAATTCTAATTACCTTAACTGAGGCGGGAGTGAAGTGCCAAAAAATTCAGTTTTAGAGACCGGGTTCGTGATCCTTAAACTCGGGCTACATGCAATCACACTATCTCGATCAAAACTTCGCGGTGAACCATAACATTCGTCACCTCTAAATATATCGTCAAAGAAATCGTCGCTCGGGTATCGGCTTCTTCCCGCTTTATCAGTTCCAAACACATGCTTTTCCTTTTGCTCATTCCATGGTGATGAGCTTCCGTCATCTTCAGAAACCACTATTTCGCCGAAGCTGTACTTAACTCTCGCTTCTTGCGTCGCATACCGCCTCGGTGGACCCCCAAAAACATCGTTAAAATCTACATCCCCCGAGTTTCTGTTGGGTGTTTTTGGTGGGATTTGGGAGAATTCCCCGGAAGAAGCGTGTTCCAGCGTGATGGTTTCACTCCGCATGAAGTTCTCCATTGTTATACTCATGCCTCTGCTTCTGGGATTCAAGGATAAACCTCAGTAAGGAAACTGCACCGGAATTTGAGTTCGACAGTTTGATAAAGATCGTATCTTCATGcttccattttctttatcatCACTTCCAAGAGCTAGAAAACAGGAAACGAAATGGTGGGAATAATCTTTTTTTTCCCTCAATTATATTCTTGCATGAAGGAAAATTCAGAAATGGGTTCTTGAAATTTGGCGACGAGATAGATTTTGCACGCTTCCAAGACCTTTCTTTTTTACTTCCAGAAAcgttaaaatacaaaaataaagttgatttttttcatatataaatcTCTTGCATGAATgaaaattcacaaagtggcTTCCAAATTTGGAGAAGGGCTGTGGGATGCTGACAGCTACAGTGGGGTCACACAGTTGCGTATAAATTGTAGTGAAAATCTGAAGCCACAAAAAGGTTTGAATTATTAAAGTTTGGATAAGAAAGAAGAGGAACAGAAAGCCATTTGACAAAAAATGTGGTATAAGCCAAATATTAATTCTTTCATAATTTTCTAGGCGCCTGTTAATTACGATTCGGTGGTGTACAGTAGAACGAGGGCCACCATCGTAAAACATGTGAAGGGTATTGCAACTCAAGATTCCCAATTTACCAACTATACTATCTGTTTTTCAACAATATCTTCTGCAATATTTTGGGCTTTTGAATGAAAGCTGGATTCTTTTGCTTACGTGCGGGACTTTTGTTGTGGAAGACAATTTTTCTTGTAAAtgctataattaattataaaaattgtaTCCCTTTTAGAAAGATTATAAAATTAGTACATTGAGAGGGTAgactttatttttttgaaagaaaaataatttttggtgtttcaagatataatttattctttaaaattatattttctttattgataagattttgttaaataattgattaaaaGTTTTGTATTTCTAGACTTTTACAATGATTTACtctaaatttaatttgatatgttTATTTCTTTATAAACTTTATCTTATCATTATTTGTAGGTATCTAACGAAGGAaacaaatttaagaaaaaacatAACTATAAATATATGGATCATATGTTATGCTCGAAAGGAGAGTGACGAAAGAGCGAAGATAGAGGGAAATTTTTTCAGATAAAAAATCAAGTTGTAGAACGCTTCCGCTTGAAAATTGCTATTTACAATTGTGATGCCGTTAATTTTGTCTACGCTCCCCTCAATAATGCACTCAAGTTTAAATCACCAATTAGTGGTTCATAAAATATATCCAAATTTGTGTTGCATATGTAATGATACTCATACCACGTGTCAGATCCCAGCCGCTACTACGTATCATAAACTATACCGAATTTGTTACAATTTGAGCAGCGAACTTATCATAATGGAGGGTGGTGATATAGCAACATGAGAACACCAATTAAAACTGTAAATTCAAAGGCAAATAACGAAAGCTTTAGTACTGATAATTTACTTTCTTTTACTTTTAGGATTCACGACACAGGGTTAAAGTTCAGCCTCAATATTGGCATACATCGTACAATTTCATGAATCAAAAATGCCAAAATCCAGAAGAGTCGTGATTGCCCACGTATGCTTTCTGACCTCGTGCAAATGTTTGACGGCAGCGCCTTCTCCATTCCCATCAAAAAAGAAACTATTTATGCTTTGTTATATTACTGTAGTGATTTGTGATCAGAAAAAGTACCATTAATGCATGAGCTAACTTTACATTtagaaaatctaaaaaaaaaaaattgacgtcCAGTGGCTTCCCaggaaaaaaattggaaaagcATAGTGCAAAATTCATAAAAACAGAGACAAACCATTAATTACTGCATCAAAAAACAAACGTGTGATAAAACAAGGACCAAAAAgttatcaaaatttgaattcaagCATAACACATAACAAGAAAAAAGTGAAAGACACAGTTTATAAGTTCCCCACAGAAATAACAAAATTATGCATACAGCGATAATTTCAAccttctaaaaaaattataattcacgATACACATACAAAAATTCCAATATACACGGAACTTGTGTATCACAGTGATGATAGGAAATTTCCAAACAGCAAACAGGGTTGTGGAGGACCATCAAACATCTCAGAGCATTAATGGTTTCGGTTTCACAGTTAGGCATACCGTCCATATTTCTTTATGAGTGAGATGACTTTGATCTAAGTCAAAGATTTTAGCATAACCAACATTAGCCTGAGAAAAACCCACAGATTTATTCCCCATAGCCAAACCATCATAGTCTGCAATAAAGCAAACACAATATGTTGAAAAACCATTCTGGGCCAACagaacaaataaattttaacatgttggCTCCATATAATAGATCGACTCATGTTGATATTCACTTACCACAAGAAGAAGTGGATTATAATACAAAAAAGCCTCGTACAAAAATAAATCCCTCAGATCCGCACTCATTCTCATGACAGAATCCCATCCAATCTGCAAATGGCAGCCATAAACACTCAATATGAGCCAACTAGAAATGAAGTATATATCATGTGAAACTTTGGAGGTTTAATCACCCAACCAAAATACAGGTAACAAAGACATATACAAAGACATGCTAGATGCATTAAGGCGTGCATGTGTACATCCCTTTTAAGTATAACACCGACCTTGCAACAAATGAATACCCATACGATTAACAGCAATACCTGTACATAAAGTAAATTAAAAATGAGGCAGTAAACAAAAAGATATATAATTCAAACAGAAACTGTGATTCTATGTCATTGATGAAGTGACTTCAGCAACACAATAATCAACTTTACTTCAACTCGATCATTACAatatttcataata
The DNA window shown above is from Primulina huaijiensis isolate GDHJ02 chromosome 12, ASM1229523v2, whole genome shotgun sequence and carries:
- the LOC140989937 gene encoding J domain-containing protein required for chloroplast accumulation response 1-like isoform X1, with the protein product MSITMENFMRSETITLEHASSGEFSQIPPKTPNRNSGDVDFNDVFGGPPRRYATQEARVKYSFGEIVVSEDDGSSSPWNEQKEKHVFGTDKAGRSRYPSDDFFDDIFRGDECYGSPRSFDRDSVIACSPSLRITNPVSKTEFFGTSLPPQLSLTASKSTTARFSPHAPQNHGQFKTDGTANQLNSSRSSSSSSRFYHRSPLASFSSEDSSSTVTSDMKDNVENFKKDNRSAESLTADSQFHFSIYKWAGKGVPMLTPLVDRKILKNTSKNNGFANSSGKIKGDFTRSKSSTVMSQYISADIDPESLKTKCGSEEDCRSEKETRELQYSVEAPYDILESKIQRIAKHCVVSGENARDVKTEAVKSSDDINKVNEVENKVLVKPEAKPLSAFLVDEVEQQGNIAEIKENETGVPKVEITNGCYGKIVKKTEEQIYSNSEDIAKSNLKGAAENSSSNLGRSGAKGKVKEFVQIFNHEADSRPKPDIPMRSTYSHRWKGAGTDQKENEVNESKVKEKVESNDVEKKPDVSLKVEKNLNKDEARLKPQTNNPSFRKSFRRDSKVSVENADDPFEDYFSVQELSPDHETVTQSDEVSEEMKAIDAKIRQWAVGKKGNIRSLLSTLQFVLWPGNGWKPVALVDLIEANAVKRAYQKALLRLHPDKLQQNSAASNQKYTAEKVFDLLQEAWDHFNTLAPL
- the LOC140989937 gene encoding J domain-containing protein required for chloroplast accumulation response 1-like isoform X2, which translates into the protein MSITMENFMRSETITLEHASSGEFSQIPPKTPNRNSGDVDFNDVFGGPPRRYATQEARVKYSFGEIVVSEDDGSSSPWNEQKEKHVFGTDKAGRSRYPSDDFFDDIFRGDECYGSPRSFDRDSVIACSPSLRITNPVSKTEFFGTSLPPQLSLTASKSTTARFSPHAPQNHGQFKTDGTANQLNSSRSSSSSSRFYHRSPLASFSSEDSSSTVTSDMKDNVENFKKDNRSAESLTADSQFHFSIYKWAGKGVPMLTPLVDRKILKNTSKNNGFANSSGKIKGDFTRSKSSTVMSQYISADIDPESLKTKCGSEEDCRSEKETRELQYSVEAPYDILESKIQRIAKHCVVSGENARDVKTEAVKSSDDINKVNEVENKVLVKPEAKPLSAFLVDEVEQQEIKENETGVPKVEITNGCYGKIVKKTEEQIYSNSEDIAKSNLKGAAENSSSNLGRSGAKGKVKEFVQIFNHEADSRPKPDIPMRSTYSHRWKGAGTDQKENEVNESKVKEKVESNDVEKKPDVSLKVEKNLNKDEARLKPQTNNPSFRKSFRRDSKVSVENADDPFEDYFSVQELSPDHETVTQSDEVSEEMKAIDAKIRQWAVGKKGNIRSLLSTLQFVLWPGNGWKPVALVDLIEANAVKRAYQKALLRLHPDKLQQNSAASNQKYTAEKVFDLLQEAWDHFNTLAPL